A window from Drosophila yakuba strain Tai18E2 chromosome 3L, Prin_Dyak_Tai18E2_2.1, whole genome shotgun sequence encodes these proteins:
- the LOC6532677 gene encoding peroxisomal targeting signal 2 receptor, which produces MQTQTHTTADRHGYSLRFSPFEANYLLLATSQLYGLAGGGSLFLLEQNSNANSSSATDGQSLGELCRLEWSDGLFDVAWCPYAADIAATASGDGSLQIWCGLDGESASNQQTPKQPLICLQEHKNEVYSLDWGEKWNYHTLLSASWDCTLKLWDCNRQNSITTFVGHNDLIYGAKFSPLIANLFASVSTDGHLNLWNSLDFAGKPLMSIEAHASEALSCDWSHFDRNVLVTGGSDGLIRGWDLRKMRTHVFELYSGEFAVRRLACSPHSAAVLASANYDFTTRIWNLERGESAQEINARHTEFVCGLDWNPHRTHQLADCGWDSLASVYTPQCLSGELIV; this is translated from the exons ATGCAGACTCAGACACACACCACCGCAGATCGACATGGCTACAGCCTGCGCTTCTCGCCCTTCGAGGCTAACTACTTGCTGCTAGCTACAAG CCAACTTTACGGTCTTGCTGGAGGTGGTTCCCTCTTTCTGCTGGAACAGAACTCCAACGCCAACTCATCCTCAGCCACAGATGGCCAGAGTCTCGGAGAGCTGTGCCGCCTTGAGTGGTCCGATGGATTATTCGACGTCGCCTGGTGTCCGTATGCCGCCGATATCGCCGCCACTGCCTCCGGTGATGGATCACTCCAGATCTGGTGCGGATTGGACGGCGAATCGGCGAGCAACCAGCAGACGCCGAAGCAACCGCTGATCTGCCTGCAGGAGCACAAGAACGAGGTGTACAGCCTGGACTGGGGCGAGAAGTGGAACTATCACACACTGCTCTCGGCCAGCTGGGATTGCACACTGAAATTGTGGGACTGCAACAGACAGAACTCCATCACCACCTTTGTGGGCCACAACGATCTGATCTATGGGGCCAAGTTCTCGCCCCTGATCGCCAATCTGTTTGCTAGCGTAAGTACCGATGGACACCTTAACTTATGGAACTCTCTTGATTTTGCAGGTAAACCCCTGATGAGCATCGAGGCGCATGCGAGTGAGGCACTCTCCTGCGACTGGTCGCACTTCGATCGCAATGTCCTGGTCACCGGAGGATCGGATGGCCTGATTCGTGGCTGGGATCTGCGCAAGATGAGGACCCATGTCTTTGAGCTGTACTCCGGAGAGTTTGCTGTCCGGCGATTGGCCTGCTCACCGCACTCGGCAGCGGTTTTGGCATCGGCCAATTATGATTTTACCACAAG GATCTGGAATCTGGAGCGCGGCGAGTCCGCCCAGGAAATCAATGCCCGGCACACAGAGTTCGTGTGCGGGTTGGACTGGAATCCCCACAGGACCCACCAGTTGGCCGACTGTGGCTGGGACTCCTTGGCCAGCGTGTATACCCCGCAGTGCCTGAGTGGCGAACTGATCGTCTAG
- the LOC6532678 gene encoding phosrestin-1, with the protein MVVSVKVFKKATPNGKVTFYLGRRDFIDHIDYCDPVDGVIVVEPDYLKNRKVFGQLATTYRYGREEDEVMGVKFSKELILCREQIVPMTNPNMEMTPMQEKLVRKLGSNAHPFTFHFPPNSPSSVTLQQEGDDNGKPLGVEYTIRAFVGDSEDDRQHKRSMVSLVIKKLQYAPLNRGQRLPSSLVSKGFTFSNGKISLEVTLDREIYYHGEKTAATVQVSNNSKKSVKSIKCFIVQHTEITMVNAQFSKHVAQLETKEGCPITPGANLTKTFYLIPLAANNKDRHGIALDGHLKDEDVNLASSTMVQEGKSTGDACGIVISYSVRIKLNCGTLGGEMQTDVPFKLLQPAPGTIEKKRSNAMKKMKSIEQHRNVKGYYQDDDDNIVFEDFAKMRMNNVNMAD; encoded by the exons ATGGTTGTATCCGTGAAGGTCTTCAAGAAGGCCACGCCCAACGGCAAGGTCACCTTCTATCTGGGCCGCCGCGACTTCATCGACCACATCGACTACTGTGATCCCGTCGATGGAGTGATTGTCGTGGAGCCGGACTACCTGAAGAACAGGAAGGTCTTTGGCCAACTGGCCACCACCTATCGCTATGGCCGCGAGGAGGACGAGGTCATGGGAGTGAAGTTCTCCAAGGAGCTAATCCTGTGCCGCGAGCAAATCGTGCCCATGACCAATCCCAACATGGAGATGACACCGATGCAGGAGAAGCTGGTCCGCAAACTGGGCAGCAACGCCCATCCATTCACCTTCCACTTCCCGCCCAACTCGCCCAGCTCCGTCACTCTGCAGCAGGAGGGCGACGACAATGGAAAGCCCCTGGGCGTGGAGTACACCATCCGTGCATTTGTGGGCGACTCCGAGGACGATCGCCAGCACAAGCGCAGCATGGTCAGTCTGGTCATTAAGAAACTGCAGTATGCTCCCCTCAATCGTGGCCAGCGTTTGCCCAGCTCGCTGGTCAGCAAGGGATTCACGTTCTCGAACGGCAAGATTAGCTTGGAGGTCACGCTGGACAGGGAGATCTACTATCATGGCGAGAAGACGGCTGCCACCGTTCAGGTGTCGAACAACTCGAAGAAGTCGGTGAAGAGCATCAAGTGCTTCATTGTGCAGCACACCGAGATCACCATGGTGAACGCGCAGTTCAGCAAGCACGTGGCCCAGCTGGAGACCAAGGAGGGCTGCCCCATCACTCCGGGCGCCAATCTCACCAAGACCTTCTACCTGATTCCGCTGGCGGCCAACAACAAGGATCGCCACG GTATTGCCCTGGATGGACACTTGAAGGACGAGGATGTCAACCTGGCCTCATCCACCATGGTGCAGGAGGGCAAGTCCACGGGAGATGCCTGTGGTATTGTCATCTCGTACTCGGTGCGTATCAAGCTGAACTGCGGCACTCTGGGAGGCGAAATGCAAACGGATGTGCCCTTCAAGCTGCTCCAACCGGCACCGG GAACCATCGAGAAGAAGCGCTCCAATGCCATGAAGAAGATGAAGTCCATCGAGCAGCATCGCAATGTGAAGGGCTACTACCAGGATGACGACGAC
- the LOC6532676 gene encoding protein hairy produces MVTGVTSANMTNVLGTAVVPAQLKETPLKSDRRSNKPIMEKRRRARINNCLNELKTLILDATKKDPARHSKLEKADILEKTVKHLQELQRQQAAMQQAADPKIVNKFKAGFADCVNEVSRFPGIEPAQRRRLLQHLSNCINGVKTELHQQQRQQQQQSIHAQMLPSPPSSPEQDSQQAAAAPYLFGQIQQTASGYFLPNGMQVIPTKLPNGSIALVLPQSLPQQQQQQLLQHQQQQQQLAAAAAAAAAAAAQQQPMLVSMPQRTASTGSASSHSSAGYESAPGSSSSCSYAPPSPANSSYEPMDIKPSVIQRVPMDQQPLSLVIKKQIKEEEQPWRPW; encoded by the exons ATGGTTACCGGCGTAACATCAGCCAACATGACCAACGTTCTGGGCACCGCCGTTGTGCCGGCCCAGCTCAAGGAGACGCCGCTCAAAAGTGACCGTCGG TCGAACAAGCCCATCATGGAGAAACGCCGACGTGCCCGTATTAACAACTGTCTCAATGAACTCAAGACTCTGATTCTGGATGCCACCAAAAAAGAC CCGGCTCGCCACTCCAAATTGGAAAAGGCCGACATTCTGGAGAAGACAGTGAAGCATCTGCAGGAGCTGCAGCGCCAGCAGGCAGCCATGCAGCAGGCCGCCGATCCCAAGATTGTGAACAAATTCAAGGCCGGATTCGCCGACTGTGTGAACGAGGTTAGCCGCTTTCCCGGCATCGAGCCCGCCCAGCGTCGTCGCCTGCTGCAGCACCTGAGCAACTGCATCAATGGCGTGAAGACGGAGctgcaccagcagcagcgccagcagcaacaacagtcCATCCACGCCCAGATGCTGCCCTCGCCGCCCAGTTCGCCGGAGCAGGATAGCCAGCAGGCGGCAGCGGCGCCCTACCTCTTTGGCCAGATCCAGCAGACGGCCAGCGGTTACTTTCTGCCCAATGGCATGCAGGTGATCCCCACCAAGCTGCCCAACGGCAGCATTGCCCTCGTTCTGCCCCAGAGCCtgccccagcagcagcagcaacagttgctgcagcaccagcaacagcagcagcaactagccgccgccgcagcagcagcagccgcagcagcagcacagcagcaaccCATGTTGGTTAGCATGCCACAGCGCACGGCCAGCACCGGTTCCGCCAGCTCGCACTCCTCCGCCGGTTACGAGTCGGCGCccggaagcagcagcagctgcagctacGCACCGCCCAGTCCGGCCAACTCCAGCTACGAGCCCATGGACATCAAGCCATCGGTCATCCAGCGCGTGCCCATGGATCAGCAGCCCCTGTCGCTGGTGATCAAGAAGCAGatcaaggaggaggagcagcccTGGCGGCCCTGGTAG